A stretch of the Marivirga tractuosa DSM 4126 genome encodes the following:
- the ubiE gene encoding bifunctional demethylmenaquinone methyltransferase/2-methoxy-6-polyprenyl-1,4-benzoquinol methylase UbiE yields the protein MTVLPYKDKESSKKQQVADMFDNISHKYDFLNHFLSLGIDIRWRKKAIKLLKEIQPKQILDIATGTGDFAIESLKLNPDHVTGVDISEGMLSVGREKLKKRKLDDKITLTSGDSENLPFEDNKFDAIIVAFGVRNFENLEKGLAEMFRVLRPGGKVVVLEFSKPKSFPFKQLYNFYFKNILPTLGKTISKDNAAYTYLPESVKSFPDGKDFTSILDKLGFKDTVCKPLTLGISSIYTGIK from the coding sequence ATGACAGTATTACCCTACAAAGACAAGGAATCTAGCAAAAAACAACAAGTGGCGGATATGTTCGACAACATCAGTCACAAATATGATTTCCTTAATCACTTTCTAAGTTTAGGAATAGACATTCGTTGGAGAAAGAAAGCAATCAAATTGTTGAAAGAAATCCAGCCTAAGCAAATTTTGGACATTGCAACTGGTACTGGTGATTTTGCTATCGAATCTTTGAAATTAAATCCTGATCATGTGACAGGGGTTGATATCTCCGAGGGCATGTTAAGTGTCGGAAGAGAGAAACTGAAGAAAAGAAAACTGGATGACAAAATCACATTAACTTCAGGTGATTCAGAAAACCTTCCTTTTGAAGATAATAAGTTTGATGCAATCATCGTTGCTTTTGGGGTAAGAAACTTCGAGAATCTAGAAAAAGGACTGGCAGAGATGTTTAGGGTATTAAGACCAGGCGGAAAAGTGGTGGTATTGGAATTTTCCAAACCTAAAAGCTTTCCGTTTAAACAGCTCTATAATTTCTATTTTAAAAATATCTTACCTACTTTAGGCAAAACAATTTCAAAAGATAATGCAGCCTATACTTATCTACCTGAATCGGTTAAGTCATTTCCAGATGGAAAAGATTTCACTTCGATTTTGGATAAATTAGGCTTCAAAGACACTGTATGCAAACCGCTAACTTTAGGAATAAGCTCAATTTACACGGGGATAAAGTAA
- the porT gene encoding type IX secretion/gliding motility protein PorT/SprT — MQTANFRNKLNLHGDKVILFVLGLLFSFQASAQYYEKENLPNYDEQLIHYGFYLGGHTANMKVRYNEAFLTNEFDSLHSIIPQSTPGFTVGFIFNLRIAQYLDFRTMPGVGLYQYTLNYNTYDQAEEITYQGKKEAFYAELPLLLKYKSQRRKNFRAYMVGGVKPSFEVSGKRPSEINEDVLLINTFNLALEVGFGIDIYYELFKFSPEIRFSRGVTNALFDRQNSYSSPINELVTNSVSIYFQFQ, encoded by the coding sequence ATGCAAACCGCTAACTTTAGGAATAAGCTCAATTTACACGGGGATAAAGTAATCTTATTCGTTCTAGGACTACTATTTAGTTTTCAAGCTTCAGCTCAATATTACGAGAAAGAGAACCTTCCCAACTACGATGAACAGTTGATTCATTATGGATTTTATTTGGGGGGACATACAGCTAATATGAAAGTTAGGTATAACGAAGCTTTCCTTACCAATGAATTTGACTCCCTTCATTCTATAATTCCACAAAGCACACCAGGCTTTACAGTAGGTTTTATTTTCAACTTAAGAATTGCACAATATTTAGACTTTAGAACAATGCCAGGTGTAGGTCTTTACCAATATACACTGAACTATAATACATACGATCAAGCTGAAGAAATCACCTACCAAGGAAAGAAAGAAGCATTTTATGCAGAATTACCTCTTCTATTAAAGTACAAGTCACAAAGAAGAAAAAATTTCAGAGCCTATATGGTCGGAGGGGTAAAGCCATCATTTGAAGTGAGCGGTAAAAGACCATCTGAAATTAACGAAGATGTTTTATTAATCAACACCTTCAATCTAGCTTTGGAGGTAGGTTTTGGAATCGATATCTATTACGAATTATTTAAATTCTCTCCCGAAATCCGCTTTTCAAGAGGTGTGACTAATGCTTTATTTGATAGGCAAAATAGTTACAGCAGCCCTATTAATGAATTGGTTACCAATAGTGTCTCTATTTATTTCCAGTTTCAATAG
- the queA gene encoding tRNA preQ1(34) S-adenosylmethionine ribosyltransferase-isomerase QueA, whose product MKLSEFKFELPLKLVAQHPAEDRDLAKLMVLHKDTGEIEHKTFKDIVDYFDEGDILVTNNTKVFPARLYGNKEKTGAQIEVFLLRELNKEMHLWDVLVDPARKIRVGNKLYFGDGELVAEVIDNTTSRGRTIKFLYDGDDQDFYKLVDSLGETPLPKYIKRPVEEADRERFQTIYAEEVGAVAAPTAGMHFTRQVLKRMELKGIKTSPITLHIGLGTFRPVDVEDLTKHKMDSENFKVPVKTAELVNESLNSKKRVCAVGTTAMRSMESSVTANNRLKENEGWTDRFIFPPYEFKICNALLTNFHMPESTLLMMAAAFGGYDNVMNAYQEAIKHKYRFLSYGDAMLII is encoded by the coding sequence ATGAAATTATCAGAATTCAAATTCGAATTACCACTTAAATTAGTGGCACAACATCCGGCAGAAGACAGAGACTTAGCAAAACTAATGGTTTTGCACAAAGATACCGGAGAAATTGAACACAAAACTTTTAAAGACATTGTAGATTACTTTGATGAAGGTGACATTTTGGTGACCAACAACACCAAGGTATTTCCTGCGCGTCTTTATGGAAACAAGGAAAAAACGGGGGCTCAAATTGAGGTATTCCTTTTAAGGGAACTTAATAAAGAAATGCACTTGTGGGATGTATTGGTTGATCCGGCCCGAAAAATACGTGTTGGAAACAAACTCTACTTTGGAGATGGTGAATTAGTAGCAGAAGTTATTGACAACACTACTTCAAGAGGTAGAACCATCAAATTTTTATATGATGGTGATGACCAGGATTTCTACAAACTAGTAGACTCTTTGGGTGAGACTCCTCTTCCTAAGTACATTAAAAGACCTGTAGAGGAAGCCGACAGAGAAAGGTTCCAAACAATTTATGCTGAAGAAGTGGGAGCTGTAGCAGCACCAACTGCAGGAATGCATTTTACTCGACAGGTATTGAAAAGAATGGAGCTAAAAGGCATCAAAACCAGCCCGATTACTTTACATATCGGTTTAGGTACTTTCCGTCCTGTGGATGTTGAAGACTTAACCAAGCACAAAATGGATTCGGAAAACTTTAAAGTTCCGGTGAAAACTGCTGAATTGGTGAATGAATCTTTAAATAGCAAGAAAAGAGTTTGTGCCGTTGGTACAACCGCTATGCGTTCCATGGAATCTTCTGTAACTGCAAATAATCGTTTGAAAGAGAATGAAGGTTGGACAGACCGTTTCATCTTCCCTCCTTACGAATTTAAAATTTGTAATGCATTATTAACTAACTTCCACATGCCTGAATCTACATTATTGATGATGGCAGCTGCATTTGGAGGATATGACAATGTAATGAACGCGTATCAGGAAGCGATAAAGCATAAATATAGATTCCTTTCTTATGGGGATGCTATGTTGATTATATAA
- a CDS encoding nucleoside deaminase, with translation MELTVNSDEHFMREALRQAEIAYEEGEIPVGAVVVCQKKIIAKAYNQTERLNDVTAHAEMLAITSAANHLGGKYLTDCTLYVSLEPCGMCAGALNWSQISEIVYALADEKRGFTKINPNMIHPKTKVKSGLMAAESKKLIDDFFAKMRNKKN, from the coding sequence ATGGAACTCACCGTTAATTCTGACGAGCACTTTATGAGGGAGGCTCTTCGTCAGGCTGAAATAGCCTATGAAGAAGGAGAAATCCCTGTTGGTGCTGTCGTGGTTTGTCAGAAAAAAATCATTGCAAAAGCTTACAATCAGACGGAAAGATTGAATGATGTAACGGCACATGCAGAAATGCTAGCAATTACATCAGCTGCCAATCATTTAGGTGGTAAATATCTGACAGATTGTACGCTTTATGTCAGTTTAGAACCGTGCGGAATGTGCGCTGGTGCACTGAATTGGTCACAAATTAGCGAAATTGTTTATGCTTTAGCAGATGAAAAAAGAGGATTTACTAAAATTAATCCCAATATGATTCATCCGAAAACAAAAGTAAAAAGCGGCCTAATGGCTGCTGAAAGCAAAAAGCTGATCGATGATTTTTTTGCAAAGATGAGAAATAAGAAGAATTGA
- a CDS encoding superoxide dismutase: MAFELPALPYAKDALEPHIDAKTMEIHHGKHHNGYVTKLNGAVEGTDMEGKSLEELLKNNSDNKAVRNNGGGHYNHSLFWTVMSPDGGGEPSGALADAINAAYGSFDKFKEEFSNAAATRFGSGWAWLCVHSGGKVEVCSSPNQDNPIMPNVGCGGTPILGLDVWEHAYYLNYQNRRPDYISAFFNVINWDEVSKRYEAGK; this comes from the coding sequence ATGGCTTTTGAATTACCAGCATTACCATATGCAAAAGATGCTTTAGAACCACATATAGATGCAAAAACTATGGAAATCCACCATGGGAAGCATCACAATGGATATGTTACTAAATTAAATGGAGCTGTTGAAGGAACAGATATGGAAGGCAAGTCTTTAGAAGAATTGCTTAAAAATAATAGTGACAACAAGGCTGTTAGAAATAACGGTGGTGGTCATTACAACCACTCATTATTCTGGACTGTCATGAGCCCAGACGGAGGCGGAGAGCCTTCAGGAGCTTTAGCTGACGCAATCAATGCAGCTTATGGGTCTTTTGATAAATTCAAAGAAGAATTTTCAAATGCCGCTGCAACTCGTTTCGGGTCAGGTTGGGCTTGGTTATGTGTTCACTCTGGTGGAAAAGTAGAAGTTTGTTCTTCCCCAAATCAGGATAATCCAATTATGCCGAATGTAGGCTGTGGTGGAACTCCAATTTTAGGTCTTGATGTGTGGGAGCATGCATACTACCTAAATTACCAGAACAGAAGACCTGACTATATCTCAGCATTTTTTAATGTAATTAACTGGGACGAAGTATCGAAAAGATATGAAGCAGGAAAATAA
- a CDS encoding PorP/SprF family type IX secretion system membrane protein: MKKIYRIIVVLFACFPLGLSAQLDPLYNQYFFNQAMINPAYTGVNDIFNATAISRTQWLGIDGAPTTNTLNVTSSAFKNKVGIGGTIIYDTYGINNNTEFNLAYSYKITTPLGHVFSMGLQAGIVNYNYNYDRLTLQYVDDVALLNPQQNVTKENFGVGFWYMSKDYYIGLSVPRIFDITVNDGGTESTRYRRHYYLSAGYVFDQLFSIKFKPSMMLMYIDQDNYALDLNASVLLNEIIWLGASLRNFGTVGLNTQMKVGETLKLGYAFELPLNNTALIGFGTHSLMVSLDFALFGRQGLGRRFF; encoded by the coding sequence ATGAAAAAGATTTATAGAATAATTGTAGTTCTTTTTGCTTGCTTTCCTTTAGGCTTAAGTGCGCAACTTGATCCTTTATATAACCAGTACTTTTTTAATCAGGCGATGATTAATCCTGCCTATACTGGCGTGAATGATATATTTAACGCCACCGCTATTAGTAGAACACAGTGGCTGGGAATTGATGGGGCACCTACTACCAATACCTTGAATGTGACATCCTCTGCTTTTAAGAATAAAGTTGGTATTGGAGGCACCATTATTTATGATACCTATGGCATCAACAATAATACAGAATTCAATCTTGCCTATTCCTATAAAATCACCACTCCGCTTGGGCATGTATTCTCCATGGGCTTGCAAGCCGGAATCGTTAATTACAATTATAATTACGACCGACTGACCCTACAATATGTAGATGATGTGGCACTTTTAAACCCACAACAAAATGTAACCAAGGAGAACTTTGGAGTAGGCTTCTGGTATATGAGCAAGGATTACTACATTGGATTATCTGTCCCCCGAATATTTGATATTACCGTCAATGACGGAGGCACAGAAAGTACCCGCTATAGAAGGCATTATTACCTGAGTGCAGGTTATGTATTTGATCAGCTTTTTTCCATCAAGTTTAAGCCTTCTATGATGCTCATGTACATTGATCAAGACAACTATGCGCTTGACCTAAATGCTTCAGTTTTACTAAATGAGATTATATGGCTGGGTGCTTCTTTAAGAAATTTCGGAACTGTGGGCTTAAATACACAAATGAAAGTAGGTGAGACACTCAAACTAGGCTATGCTTTCGAGTTACCTCTTAACAACACTGCCCTAATCGGCTTTGGCACTCATTCCTTAATGGTATCTCTTGATTTTGCTTTATTTGGCAGACAGGGATTGGGAAGAAGGTTTTTTTAA
- a CDS encoding ABC transporter permease — translation MIYIHLLLESFRFALSALRANLLRTILSLLGVTVGIFSIITVFTLVDSLEKNIKDSLNFLGDDVVRIEKFPWIFGESYPWWKYVNRPKAQYSEYQFLKNNSKEASAITIFAERFGVTVKHESNSLSGAIVSGIAYQHKDVFEIPVEKGRYFGLQEIEKGANVTIIGAEVAKTLFPSSDPLGQEIKLRGLKYRVIGTMEKQGASITNAPSADDFCYVPYNTFFKMYSGQGNFGVESIIALKGYPEDEGLKNLEGEVTGLLRQKRGLRPREDTNFAINRPEAFSNFLDSIFGVITIAGWVIGSFSILVGGFGIANIMFVSVKERTNIIGIQKSLGAKNFFILFQFLFEAVFLSVLGGLFGLFLVYLLSFLSLGSLELTLSLGNVILGVGVSVIIGTLSGIVPAGMASKLDPVIAIRA, via the coding sequence ATGATTTACATTCATCTGCTTCTGGAGAGTTTTCGCTTTGCTTTAAGTGCCTTGCGAGCCAATTTATTGAGAACCATTCTTTCGCTACTTGGCGTTACTGTCGGTATTTTTTCAATCATTACGGTATTTACTTTGGTAGATTCATTGGAAAAAAACATTAAAGACAGTCTTAACTTTCTGGGTGACGATGTGGTGCGAATTGAAAAATTCCCCTGGATATTTGGTGAAAGTTATCCTTGGTGGAAATACGTGAATCGTCCGAAAGCACAATATAGTGAGTATCAGTTTCTTAAAAACAATTCGAAGGAAGCTAGTGCAATCACCATTTTTGCGGAAAGATTTGGTGTAACGGTAAAGCATGAAAGCAATAGTTTGAGCGGAGCAATTGTATCGGGGATAGCCTATCAGCATAAGGACGTATTTGAGATTCCTGTTGAAAAGGGACGCTATTTTGGATTGCAAGAAATCGAGAAAGGAGCAAATGTAACCATAATTGGTGCTGAAGTAGCTAAAACTTTATTTCCATCAAGTGATCCATTAGGACAAGAAATTAAATTGAGAGGCTTGAAATATAGGGTTATTGGTACGATGGAAAAGCAGGGAGCTAGTATAACGAATGCGCCTAGTGCTGATGATTTTTGTTATGTTCCCTATAATACCTTTTTTAAAATGTATTCAGGACAGGGCAACTTTGGAGTTGAATCTATAATTGCATTGAAAGGATATCCTGAAGATGAGGGCTTGAAAAATTTAGAGGGTGAAGTAACAGGCCTACTAAGACAGAAAAGAGGATTGCGTCCTAGAGAGGATACAAACTTTGCAATTAATAGACCTGAAGCTTTTTCAAATTTCCTTGATTCAATTTTTGGAGTAATTACAATAGCAGGTTGGGTAATTGGTAGCTTTTCTATCTTAGTAGGTGGTTTCGGCATTGCTAATATTATGTTTGTATCTGTTAAAGAGAGAACCAATATTATTGGAATTCAAAAGTCACTAGGGGCGAAAAATTTCTTTATCCTGTTTCAATTTCTTTTTGAAGCAGTTTTCCTTTCGGTTTTAGGAGGATTGTTTGGGCTGTTCCTCGTTTATTTGTTAAGCTTTCTCTCTCTAGGAAGTTTAGAATTGACCCTTTCCTTGGGCAATGTAATACTGGGAGTTGGCGTTTCGGTTATAATAGGAACGCTCTCAGGAATTGTTCCTGCTGGAATGGCCTCGAAATTAGATCCTGTAATTGCTATCCGTGCATAA